GCGCGTGCGCGAGGCCATCGCTGATGACGGACGTCTGCTTCTCCTTGAGATGGTGATTCCCGATCACCACGGACCCTATCACGGCAAGATCCTCGACCTCGAGATGCTGGTTCTCACCGATGGGGGGCGTGAGCGGACCGAGGAAGAGTTCCGCGCGCTGCTGGCCCAGGCGGGCTTTGAGCTCACCCGTGTGGTGGCGACGCCGGGGCCGATCTGCGTCGTGGAGGCGCGCCCTCGGTAGCGCCTGTGGTTGGGGTTGGAATCCGGAGGTCAGTCTGGGATTCGGCGTCGATGTTCGGGCGTGGTTTCGGTCGAACAGCGGCAAGCTGACTTCGTATCGACGATTTCTAGCGTAGCGTTCGGTGGTTCTAGTGCCGAACAGCAGCGCGGAATCGGTATGCCTCACTCTGCCTCGAGCTGCTCGATGTCGCGTGCCAGCGCCTCCACGTCGAGTCGCAGGGTTCCTCGGTACACGCCACGGATGCGTCGCTGACCATCGATGAGCAGCAGGTTCTCGGTGTGCATCGCCTCCCGCTTCGGCCCCACGTCGCCGGCGGGATAGGTGAAGTAGGCGGTGCGCATCACTGCGTCGATGTCGCGCAGATCGCCGGTGAGCAGGCGCCATCGTCGCCCGTCGACCCCGTTCGTTCGCGCGTAGCGGGCCAGTGCGGACACGCTGTCGCCGGTGACGCTGTGGCTGGCCAGCTGCACGCGCGGGTGTCGGGCCATGCGTTTCTGCAGCCAGCCCAGGTTCTGGGTGTTCGAGGCGCAGATGCCGTTGCAGGTGGTGTAGAAGAACGAGACCACGGTGATCTTGTTGTCGAGGTGGCGCGCCTCGAACGGGCTTCCGCTCTGGTCGATGAAGCGGAAGTCGCCCACGCGATGGGCCTCCTTCACGTTCCACGAAGGGGTGAACGTGGCATTTGCGTAGAACGGCAGCGCTTTCGGTGCGCTGCAGGTCGTTTGCCTCTCGAGGAGAGTGCAGGGTCCGGCGCCGAGAACGTCCTGTGCCGCGCGCGATGGCTCGGTCCACAGAAGGCCGGCGATGGCGACGGCCAGGGCCGTGCCGAGGGTGAGGCTCCACTTCATCGGCTGCACTCCTTCTTTCCGCGCAGCCCGTAGCGCGCGTTCCCCAAGGCCAGGTAGCTGGCGCGCACCACGCCGTCGGCGCGCCACACGCGCTGCATGCCCACCTCTACTCCGTGCACGTACTGCCAGCGCCCTACAATGGGGCAGCCCGAGCGGTCGGCCCACTCGTAGGCCGCGCCTTCGCTCAGATCGTCGTGGAAGGTGGCGCAGAAGCGGGGACGTCCGCTGCGAGGGTACCAGGCGGCGTGGGTGCCCTCTCTCTTGCTTGCCTTCCAGGTGCGGCGCTCGAGCACGGTGCCGTCGTGGTCGAAGCGCAGGCTCTCCCCGTCGCGAAGCCCTTCGCGATAGGCGGTCGAGGCGACGATGTGGCGATTGGCCGCCCGCTCCACGACCACCCCGGTCAGCGGGAGGCCGTTGCGCAGCAGCCGCCCATCGGTGAGGCTGAGGCGGGCGTCGGTGGACTCGATTGTGGCCGGGAGGGCGCCCCAGCCCAGGGTCATGGCGAGAACCACCAGGCCGGACACGATCCGTGGGGCCTTCATCGCGAGATGCTCCCCGGTGTTCCGTAGTAGGCCCCGCCGTTGATGTACGGATCTTCGGCGGTCACGTGGTAGTGGTAGATGCCCGACGGATAGTCGGCGGTGGCGCCGACGTGGCCGTGATAGCTGTCGAGCATCGCGTTGGTGACGGTGGCGCCGTTCTCGACGGGCCCGTAGACCGGGAAGCCGTCGGCCAGGAAGCCCACCAGAGCGCTCTTGCCGTTCTGCTGGGTGAGGTAGGTCGGCTCGACGTGGTAGTGGTAGGTGGTGTTGGCCGGGTGGCCTTCGTACTGGTCGAAGGTGTCGATCTCCGAGGTGAGCGCCTGCCCGCCCCCGTTGTACTGGTTGAAGATGGCCACGCCGTTCACGCTGATGCCGATGGGCCCGAGGCTGGTGGGCTGGTGATCACTGGCTTGCGCAGGGTTCAGGGGGATGCGGAACGTGAGGGTCTGCGCCTGGATCGAGCCAGGGTTCTGGAAGAAGTTCGGGTTGCTGCCGGTGTAGGGTTCGTACATCGACGAGGTCACCGGCCAGTAGCAGCTGCGGTGGTTGGGCAGGTCGTCGGTCTCGAGCACCACGGTGCTCCCGCTCACGCTCACCCGCACATTCGATGTGAACTTGCTGAACACGGCGGGCAGCGATGATGTGGAAGTGCTCGTCGTTGACGTGCCGCTCGTCGACGAAACGCCGCTGCTCGCAGTGGGCGACGTGCTCGAGGCGGCGGCGAGCGACGCACTCGACGTGGTTCCTGACGTGCCTGCGGTGCCTCCTCCTCCTCCTCCGCCGCAGCCGGCCACGGCGAGCACGGCGAGTCCGTTGATGAGTGCGGTGAGCACGTGATGACGCATGAAGACTCCTTCCTCGAACGGGAGAGTGACAGCGGGTGACGCGGCGCCTGTTCGGCCAGGTCGATCATCTGTTTGGAGCCCATCATCGTCGATGGTCGTATGAAAAGCTGTGTCAGTTGTTTCGGAAATGTAAAGGTCGGTCGGCGAGGCCTTCGGTGTTCGGTGGAGCCTTCGGTGTTCGGTGGGATTTCACCGAACGGTGCTATCAGGAACGTTGACAAGACGCTAAATGGCCGCTGTTCGGTTAGAATCTGGCCCGAACAAATCGCTTGCGCTGCGTCCATTTTCTAGGATCGTTCGAGCACCTCGGCCGCCGCGCGTCGGGCCGATTCGAATGCCCCCTGAACCCATCCCGGCCAGCGCGAGGTCGCCTCTCCGGCGAAGTGCACGCGGCCGTGCGGAGATGCCAGCAATGGTCGCAGGCCCATCTGGCCGGGGCGAAACCAGGCGCCTCCGCCCCGGGCCCAGGGCTCGGTGTCCCAGCAGGTCGACGCGCCCCCCTCGACGTGGTCGCGCAGCCCCGGCAGAAGCGGCTCAAGGCGGTCAATCGTGTAGTGGATGCGCTCGGCCTCCGCCATCGCCGTGACGCGTCGGGCCTCGTTTCCTCCTGTGTAGCCCACGAGCACGCCGCGCAGCCCCGGCTCTCCCACGGTGAGGTCCCACACCTCGGCGATCTCCTCGTCGGTGGCGTCGAATCCAGAGCGCCCCTGCTCGAGCCAGAACCGCCTGCGGCACTGCAGCGCAACGCGCGACAGCGACGCATAGGGAACGGCCATCACGGCTTCGCGGTGTGCCGCGTCGAGCTCGGGTGCGAAGTGCAGATCGAGCAGCAGGGGCAGCGGCAGGGTGCAGATGACGTAGTCGGCTTGATGCGTCTCGCGACCCGTGGGGGTGTCGGCGTGCACGGTCACACCCTGGCCGTCGTCCTCGATGCGCCGCACGACGCGCCCCAGTCGCAGCTGTCCCGGCAGGCGCTGTGCGAAGGCCTCGGCCAGGCGGTCGTTACCACCCTTTACCTTGAACGCACGCTGTGATGACGCGTCGACGGCCATCGCTTCTAGCCACCAAAGGGCAGACACGCTGTTGGGCCCCTCGCCGACGTGGAACCCGAGCGAGAGCGCACGAATCGCGCCCTCCGAGGCCCCGCGCGCGCGCAGTAGATCGGCGTATCCGATGCCATCGAAGCGCTCCCGCAGGTCCGCCGACGGCCAGCCCGGAGAGAACGGGTCGCCGATCTCGGCGAGCAGGGGAGCGACGTAGCGCTCGGTCAGCTCGTGCAGCGTCAGCGCCCGCTCGTCGGCGTGGAGGGGAAGCTCGTCCGGCCACGCATCCTGCGACCACGGGTGCGCTTCGACATCGTGCCCCACGATGCGCAGCGTGTGCCCCATGTCTGGACGGTCGAACGCAATCAGCGGCAGCGCGAACCTCTCGAGGTAGTGCATCGTGAGGTGGTGGACATCCGGGAAGCGAGTCGCACCCTCTTCGACGTACAGCCCATCGGCGA
The Pseudomonadota bacterium genome window above contains:
- a CDS encoding hydroxyneurosporene methyltransferase, encoding RVREAIADDGRLLLLEMVIPDHHGPYHGKILDLEMLVLTDGGRERTEEEFRALLAQAGFELTRVVATPGPICVVEARPR
- a CDS encoding SCO family protein, producing MKWSLTLGTALAVAIAGLLWTEPSRAAQDVLGAGPCTLLERQTTCSAPKALPFYANATFTPSWNVKEAHRVGDFRFIDQSGSPFEARHLDNKITVVSFFYTTCNGICASNTQNLGWLQKRMARHPRVQLASHSVTGDSVSALARYARTNGVDGRRWRLLTGDLRDIDAVMRTAYFTYPAGDVGPKREAMHTENLLLIDGQRRIRGVYRGTLRLDVEALARDIEQLEAE
- a CDS encoding YHYH protein, with the protein product MRHHVLTALINGLAVLAVAGCGGGGGGGTAGTSGTTSSASLAAASSTSPTASSGVSSTSGTSTTSTSTSSLPAVFSKFTSNVRVSVSGSTVVLETDDLPNHRSCYWPVTSSMYEPYTGSNPNFFQNPGSIQAQTLTFRIPLNPAQASDHQPTSLGPIGISVNGVAIFNQYNGGGQALTSEIDTFDQYEGHPANTTYHYHVEPTYLTQQNGKSALVGFLADGFPVYGPVENGATVTNAMLDSYHGHVGATADYPSGIYHYHVTAEDPYINGGAYYGTPGSISR
- a CDS encoding rhomboid family intramembrane serine protease; the encoded protein is MICVTCQGSGICPDCRGLGQRWCDRCGGRDRRASGVSCATCQGAGMLACPTRCPACSGRGRTLATLDQAVVEGPARDDDLASGTAGLLIATFLSFALEGLFPGYRYCFWLYGPQVLNGQWWQLVTSLFLHSTLLQLGFNTAALYAFGAPLENALGTRRFVALYLGAGMAGLCAAYELSEAGCDVTVLEAQRRVGGRVRTRRDFADGLYVEEGATRFPDVHHLTMHYLERFALPLIAFDRPDMGHTLRIVGHDVEAHPWSQDAWPDELPLHADERALTLHELTERYVAPLLAEIGDPFSPGWPSADLRERFDGIGYADLLRARGASEGAIRALSLGFHVGEGPNSVSALWWLEAMAVDASSQRAFKVKGGNDRLAEAFAQRLPGQLRLGRVVRRIEDDGQGVTVHADTPTGRETHQADYVICTLPLPLLLDLHFAPELDAAHREAVMAVPYASLSRVALQCRRRFWLEQGRSGFDATDEEIAEVWDLTVGEPGLRGVLVGYTGGNEARRVTAMAEAERIHYTIDRLEPLLPGLRDHVEGGASTCWDTEPWARGGGAWFRPGQMGLRPLLASPHGRVHFAGEATSRWPGWVQGAFESARRAAAEVLERS